Proteins from a genomic interval of Danio rerio strain Tuebingen ecotype United States chromosome 4, GRCz12tu, whole genome shotgun sequence:
- the LOC141381523 gene encoding uncharacterized protein, with the protein MRFHRLRRLERRAAGAPYTSPRPVVPHSQIQRPIGPPAVRLGQLGHQHWLRPRQQTRHRAHTGSAHGPGETGYQDAVHPAPDHTPLQGAEEGRRGEKEEEEGEENQVASCTTGSRARGGRRSDAPRASGGFETHCLLVPGPRPCAELSIFQARHCRSAGCVPSGKLTLGCARSTDLLLGEFEGYQLGSEPTARLRNNVTSKLGRIKAFLGYMARGTAEPGNFLFLNQPARIRAWAALLGQTRMAEPTRQHYLKNVAQFLDYLSETPPAACQLSSTALVLIRREVRALIRGIRRRVVVHEVRTKQAKESRLIPKASLVRCHRTAGRKIPALLDSLESNPSTRQQWRFYGFLTGYLTSISGHRCGVFQNLTIQEVEEASRSPDESAYVINITTPKTNRAFGAAQLSLNREEYSWFRRFLALRAGLPGGSQATYFFFTSRASPCRTLNKYFQSAWLSMGLPGKPTFTDVRSAIATHAKNAHSSEDRRKVAQFMCHDTSTSDKFYALHLGPLQAREGRRLFERALVEEEEEDGEAAGTESPSRKGRKRTETSVTPLEGTSRRTLPWRPARGKSQGARPLEQTEDSESS; encoded by the exons CTGGCTCCGACCGCGGCAGCAGACGCGCCACCGAGCGCATACAGGCTCAGCTCACGGACCTGGGGAAACAGGTTACCAAGATGCGGTCCACCCTGCTCCAGATCACACGCCTCTACAGGGAGCTGAGGAAGGGAGAAggggggagaaggaggaggaagagggcgAGGAGAACCAGGTCGCCTCCTGCACCACCGGCTCCCGGGCGAGGGGCGGCCGGAGGTCCGACGCCCCCCGAGCCTCCGGAGGCTTTGAAACCCACTGCCTACTCGTTCCCGGACCACGTCCCTGCGCTGAGTTGAGTATATTTCAGGCACGTCACTGTCGCTCTGCTGGGTGTGTGCCTTCGGGGAAGTTGACTCTTGGTTGTGCTCGTTCCACAGACCTTCTCTTGGGGGAGTTCGAAGGGTACCAACTGGGCAGCGAGCCCACCGCGCGCCTGCGGAACAACGTCACTTCGAAGCTGGGGAGAATCAAAGCCTTCCTTGGTTACATGGCCAGGGGCACCGCGGAgccagggaacttccttttcctCAACCAACCAGCCCGAATCCGAGCGTGGGCCGCCCTGCTAGGTCAGACGCGGATGGCCGAGCCCACCAGGCAGCACTATCTGAAGAACGTGGCTCAGTTCCTGGACTACCTCTCGGAGACGCCGCCGGCCGCCTGTCAGCTCTCCAGCACGGCTCTGGTTCTGATTCGAAGGGAGGTCAGAGCCCTCATTCGCGGCATACGCCGGCGTGTCGTCGTACACGAGGTAAGGACCAAGCAGGCGAAGGAAAGCCGACTGATCCCCAAGGCCAGCCTGGTGCGCTGTCACCGGACCGCTGGGAGGAAAATTCCCGCCCTGCTAG ATAGCCTCGAATCCAACCCAAGCACTAGGCAACAGTGGCGCTTCTATGGCTTTCTGACTGGCTACCTAACCTCCATCTCTGGGCACCGCTGTGGAGTCTTCCAGAATCTCACAATCCAGGAGGTTGAAGAGGCCTCCAGAAGCCCCGACGAGTCTGCTTATGTCATTAAC ATTACCACTCCCAAAACAAACAGAGCCTTTGGGGCGGCTCAGCTGTCCCTAAACAGGGAGGAATACAGCTGGTTCCGCAGGTTTTTGGCGCTGCGGGCTGGTCTCCCCGGAGGGAGCCAGGCTAcctatttctttttcacttccaGAGCCAGTCCTTGTCGGACCCTGAACAAGTACTTTCAGTCTGCTTGGCTCAGTATGGGCCTTCCAGGCAAACCCACCTTTACTGACGTACGGTCTGCGATCGCGACCCAT GCAAAGAATGCACACTCTTCAGaggatcgccgcaaggtggcgcaaTTCATGTGCCATGACACTTCAACCTCAGATAAGTTCTACGCACTTCACCTCGGACCTCTCCAAGCACGCGAGGGCCGCAGACTCTTTGAAAGGGccctggtggaggaggaggaggaggatggggagGCAGCGGGTACTGAAAGCCCTTCGCGGAAAGGGCGCAAGAGGACAGAGACTTCCGTTACTCCCCTG GAGGGAACCAGCAGGAGGACGCTGCCATGGCGCCCTGCCAGGGGGAAAAGCCAGGGCGCTCGCCCGCTCGAACAAACAGAAGACTCTGAATCgtcctga